From Paralcaligenes sp. KSB-10:
TGGCCGCCGGCTTGGCGATGAGAGCATGGGTTATTCGGCTTTCGCCGCGCTCGAATTGGGGCGCGATGGGCCTTTCTATGTCATTGCCGATACGCGGGTACGGGACGCCACTGCCGCGGGGCAAAGCGAGTATGCCGGACTCGTCGGTCATAACGGCGTGCTGGTATCCGATAGCGCCGCAGCCCTTGCCCGGCGCCTGGGCATGGACGAACAGGTTTTCGCTGGTACGCTGGACGCGGCGGCTGGCGCGGCGCAAGGCCGGATGGCTGACCCGCATGGCCGCCTGGATTGGGGTTTGGGTCCGCTGCGCGCGCCTTACACCGCGACACGCATTGGGCCGGCCTTGTTCCACACACAGGGAGGCCTGCGCGTTGATGACGATGCCCGCGTTCTGCGTCCCGACGGATGTCCCATTGCGGGTTTGTACGCAGGTGGGGGTGCCGCCTGCGGGATCAGCGGCGTTCGTGGGGGTGCTGGATATATGTCCGGCAATGGTTTGCTGGCTGCGCTGGGGCTGGGCTACCTGGCTGGCCGCGCGGCGATTCGGGACCTCCATTGAAGAAATGACTGGGCAGCGGCGCCGCTGCCTCGAGTTTTCGTTGCGTCCTCGGGCAAATCGAGCCTATTTGCGCATCGCGGCTCAGCGCTCCGATATTCCTGCGGTCCTTTTCACTGTGCTGTCACATCGGGGCGATATTCTTGGGTTCCACAAAAATAAGGACTCCCCATGGCCCTCAGCCTCGCCGACATTCGTTCCTTGTTTCAGGAGTATGGTTCTTCGCTGTATAGCGGCGAAGCGGTGACGCAATTGGAGCATGCGCTTCAGACGGCGTCCCTGGCTGAACGAGAAGGCGCGTCGAAGGCCTTGATAGCGGCATCGTTGTTGCATGACCTGGGCCATATCTTGTGCCTGCTGCAGGCTGCGAGCGCCCAGCCCAAGCTGGGAACGGACGATCTGCATCAGTTTTATGCCCTGCCGTTTCTGCAGTCGACATTGCCCGACGCCGTGCTCGATCCCATCAAGCTTCATGTCGACGCCAAGCGCTGCCTGTGCGCCATTGACAATGGCTATTACTCGACTCTGTCGCCCGCTTCCGTTCAGAGTCTGCGGTTGCAGGGCGGCGTCTTCAATGCGGCGGACGCCGAGAATTTCCTGCAGCGTCCTTTTGCCCAGGACGCCTTGCGCCTGAGGCGCTGGGATGACAAGGCCAAGATACCGGACGCCGCGACGCCCGATCTTGAACATTTCCTGGCCATAGTCGCCGATGTACAAATGGCCCATGCCTGACTTTATGCGTCAACAGCGTGCGCCCACAAGGGCCGCGTTCGCGGCGCCGAGTGCGATGGGGTGCTTGCTTCGCTCGGATGGGGCCGGGGCGGCGTTGGCGGGGCCATCAATGTCGGCATGTTGAATAGGCTCCTCCAGCCTGAACTGATACACCGCAGCCTCCAGTCCATCTGCCTGTTCCTGTTGGGCCAGGGTGGCTTGGGCCGAGTCCTGCACCAGGCTGGCATTGTGCTGGGTGATGCCGTCCATCTGGCTTACGGCCAACGCAACTTG
This genomic window contains:
- a CDS encoding phosphonate degradation HD-domain oxygenase, with amino-acid sequence MALSLADIRSLFQEYGSSLYSGEAVTQLEHALQTASLAEREGASKALIAASLLHDLGHILCLLQAASAQPKLGTDDLHQFYALPFLQSTLPDAVLDPIKLHVDAKRCLCAIDNGYYSTLSPASVQSLRLQGGVFNAADAENFLQRPFAQDALRLRRWDDKAKIPDAATPDLEHFLAIVADVQMAHA